The nucleotide sequence CAGCATGTACAGTGATAGTTGGCTCATAGGTTAGAGAGACACTTCTTTTAATATTCCATCTCTAGCTATGTGTTTTTCAGGCAAACGGGATGGAAATGGGGGGTGgctggaggggaggaaaaggatCGCTGCCATGACGATAAAGAGAGACAATCTAAATCTAGTACAAGGATCAAACCTTTCTATCctgctaaagaaaaagaaatacatacaCAGCTGCATGAAAGCCTATTGCTTCAGGGCTTTCTGGAAACCTGTGGACCAGGAGGGACTAgttggagagggaggaagagatcTAGCAGAGGCCAGGCTTCCAGAGACCAAGTAAAGGTTATGGAGGATTAAAGGGTAGCTAATGGtgtcaaaagaaaaagagaggtcATGGAGAAACAAGAGGTTTTGAGATTGGGTAAAAAGGAAACCATTTCTTTCTTCTTCAGTGACAGCTGTTTGTTGCACAGAGCTATAGAGATTACAGAGCTTGCACGAACTGGGCACGATCACAacaattttaaatgattttcttaTAACATGCAATGcaataaaaacaacaaacaagATAGAAGATAATCTTTAAATGCGTTTTCTTGCCTTTAGTTCTGTcaccatttatttttctttttttaacttaacGTTTCCTGTCCTTTCAGAACTCAGGCTCCCCGACTCCCCTGTTCATTATTTAAGCCCCAGAGCTTTTCTCACTGTTTCCCTGCTAACCTGTTAATTATGGTGTTGCTTGCTTTCTCAAGCACTCGTTTTCCACTCGTCTGGCAGCCTAAACAGCATGTCCTTGCATTGTTCAGATGGATTATGATATCACCCTGTTCTGATTTTTATATTGAACTGaagcaaaatatttttgaattctCATTTCCTGGCTTTTCCACCTCACAGTGTGTTAGGTCACTTTGGAATCTGTTTTTCCTCCAAATCTTCTTCAGTTTCCCAGCTACTATTGACATATAAACAAGGATAGTTTTAGCAGAGAGacaaacaaatatattttcaagTTTCTAATGAAGACACGGATTTGAAAGATAAAATGGTTACAGCATTGTTTTTAGCTTGTGAGAGAAGATGGCCTTGATGTTCTCATGGCTACTTGCTAACCTACTAACTGAGTTTGTGGTGGCCATAGGAAAAATTCCATGCATAACTTCAAACACATTTTTACCTTGCCCGTGGGCCTGTGCTCATTAATATCTTTTAAACTATGCAGGAAATGCTTATCCCCGAGAGAATAATGTTTCCTCTCCTACCAGGCAATGATAGAACTGAGGTCCTAAAATAATCATTGCAGAATCTAGAAAACAAGGAATGTGCAAAACATATACCATACCTGCAGCAGATATGTAACCCTTGCTTGGGGGTTTTAGGTCCCTAGAGCACACAAGCGTATGTTTACCCTTCGAACATTGCATTTCCCAAGTGTGGATCCTTTTTTAGGGTGGAAGCTCTTGCTTCTGGCCCAGGTAGAGTGGTATTTCTCCCAGTGTGGTGTTAGCTGCTACATCtcaaggggtgagatgctgggacaaaccaggcaggacatgGCTATAGGtgttaaatgtttactgattatttaacatttaaattGAAGTCCATTTTTTCATAAAGGTGAAATTACAGTTGACTGATGTATAAAGGtgttttttctcttctgggtaggTGGCCTTTATCTCAGGTATCTGGGGAAAACGTCCCATGGTAATTTTAAAGTGGGCCAAATAGGAATCCTATTGGTAGGGTCCCTTCAAACACAGAAAAGTCCTACTTGAGTCTAGTTTATTTATGGTTACTCAGCCTGTTCTGGTCCCATGGGGTAGAGATCTGGTTGGGATACTCCAAGATCTTGATCCTTCTTAAACGTTTGTGATTGTGACTTCTCTGGCAGGAAAAGTCTTTAGAATGTGGGAAccaggtcatttatttatttatttatttatttatttataacttttttatacctaggttcaggtaacagagttactaatcacttcagtttacattcCAACATCAAACAAAACAATGACATaagatatgtcttacaatgaacagggaggaaaacaacttggatacaaataacttGGTAGAACAAGGTGTAAAAGTAGGAGAAACTGGACTTGTGGGGCCTAGAACCTCTGGAGTGGGGAAGGCTGACTAAgggaggggtagagggaaaaGTGCTGCTATAGCTTTGTTAATTATGAGAACAGATACTTAGAGGTTTGTCCTGGGTGGGGACAGTCCGTGGGAGCTGTGGAGGCAGAGTATTGCTAAGGGAAGGCTTGAcagaacaaccaagtcttgagtcttctCTTGAAcgtgattgggcattgttccagcctgaggtcaggtgggagcgagttccactgTTTGGGACCAgtggtggaaagagctctttttcTTAATGTTGTTTTGATAGGTGGGGCCTGTAGAGtgcctctttgtgctaatctcaGCGGACGGGAGGAGGTGTGAAGTTGCAGAGGAATCCTGAGGTCCAGCGGAGTGatgttgtgaatgactttgtggatgattgataaTAGTTTGAAGCggattctaaatttgattgggagccagtggagattctttagaatgggtgttatatggtcccttttgttggactTTGTTAGGATCCTTGCTGTTGCAAGGTtatcccagccctggaaccctAAGGGGAGGGGTGAGTCAAAAAAACCTCCACACAAACAATATTTGAATACTGGCTCTCTGAAAAAGTACAGTAAGAAAAAGCTTCCGTCATCAGCTTTTACAGAAGGTAATGGTAAACAATATGGTGGAGTGGAGCGATTGAGAAGGAAGATGTTGCAATGAATCCCATATCTTATGAGTTTTAAACAgtgcttttttttaattggagtTTTATTGGAACTGAACACAATTATAACAGTCTACAGCATGTATACTCCCATTAGCAGTGAAACCCCcgcccccattccctccccttcatccttcccccccaccccctgcagggTTCAAAGTCTTTTCGCCGCTTTAAAGCATAGCAGTAACTGTGGTGGAGTCCTGGTATTTGGAGCTGGTATAAGTGAGGACAAAGTCCTGCTTGCATAAACAGTGCTGTTACGTTCTGCAGctattaaccttttagatcccaacgttccacaagtggaacatttttttaaatgattttaattactccaaacctaaagaaaatcaaattttcaACCATTTAGCTTGAGAGTATAGAACTTGAACAGTCTAAATCCAAAACTGTGATGTTCCTAGATGAATACTCTTAAAGATATGAATATGCAAAGTAGGTCAAAAACTGAAGTTTTGACATAGTTTGACCTTTTCACCTTTTGGTATGATACTGAGTGTAAATAAAGGACTTGTGTGATATATTCAAGTTCCCAAGGGTTTTCTGATCATGTTGGCATAAATCTTTCTTTTGTAGGTAAGATACAAATTGATCAGCACCAATTTATGTTTGCATGTTCCACATGTGGAACGTTGGGATCTTTGTGGtccaaaatatacacatttttgaaaaatgaataaaatgcaaaaaacggttcacaaatattttaaaaaatggtaaattacatataatcccatgctctctctcatgcatacacatacacacagacttctcattctcatgctctctctcaagcacatacacaggcttcactcccatgctctctctttctctcaaaaatacatacacacaggcttatcACTCCCATACACCATATGAGGAATCTTACTGTCTCCTGGGCCTCCATCTCAGGATGCAAGGACTGAGCAaggtcctcttctcgggccgcgggagactagctccgcgacagcgtcctcttctcgggccgcgggagactagctccgcgacagcgtcctcttctcgggccacgtgagactagctccgcgacggcatcctcttctcgggccccgcgagactagctccgcacgagcgagactagctccgagacggcgtcctcttctcgggccccgcgagactagctccgcacgagcgagactagctccgagacggcgtcctcttctcgggccccgcgagactagctccgcacgagcgagactagctccgagacggcgtcctcttctcgggccccgcgagactagctccgcatgagcgagactagctccgagacggcgtcctcttctcgggccccgagagactagctccgcacgagcgagactagctccgcgacgccgtcctcttctcgggccatgcAAGCAAGACTAGCTCCGTGAcgccgtcctcttctcgggccgcgtaagcgagactagctccgcgacggtcctgctcatttcctaatttggAATACAATGAAAACTCAGAAGTGCTTGACTGTTGAAGAAGCAGTTGAACAAATTTTGGGCGATTCTGAAGCTACAGAAGCTGATATTGTGATTTTGCCACCACCAGATAATTTAGAAGACTCAGATATCGAAGATATCAATGACGAAGACCTAGCACCAGAAGTACCAGCAGATGTGTGTGGTGAAGTGGAAGTTGCAGTTGAGTCACGCGATGAGGAAGTGGATGAGGATGACAAATTGCTATCAACCTATTGTCAAGAATCAGTAGAtaccaaaggaaaacaaaaaccagaGAAGCCAAAGCCAAGATGGATCAAGACAGATGATTTCACGACCACAATGGAAGATCATGCCCCAACAAAGTTGGCTGATATTCGTCCAGATCTTCTTCAAAAGACACCATTTGAACTTTTCATAGAAATTATGGGTGAAGATTATTTAGAAGAATTAGCATACATGACAAATATATATGCCAGGCAGAAATTGGCAAGCATTGACACAAATGCTGACGAAATCACTCGTTTCTTTGGAATCCTCTTGCTCAGTGGCTATCACCATGTTCCAAAAGAAAAGCATTACTGGTCAACTGCAGAAGATTTGAGCAACCAAATTGTGCCAAAAACCATGTCAAGAAAACGCTTTGAGGACCTGAAAATCTATTTTCATATTGTTGACAATTTGCAACTAACACCTGGAAAAGCTGCAAAAGGTGAGCCATTTTATACCCATTTATCTGCTCAGTTTTTGAAGATTGGAGGTGTTTTTAGTGAAAGCCTGAGCATTGACGAATCAATGGTACCATATTATGGTCATCATAGCTGCAAAATGTTCCTTCGAGGAAAACCAATTCGATTTGGATACAAAATATGGatgatgtgcagtccagatggtTTTCCATTTTCAATGCAGATTTATACAGGTGCCAAATATCAGCCAGAAGAATCAGGCACTGATAAAACTGAAAAAGTTCCACTTGGTACAAGAGTAATTTTGGATTTGATTTCAGTCATTCAAGAGCCAAGAAATCATTGCCTTTACTTTGATAATTTCTTCACATCACACAACTTGATGGTGGAACTGAAAGAAAAGGGATTTCGAGCAATTGGCACTGTCAGAGAAAACAGAACTGGGAAATGTCCCCTAATAGCACCTAAAGAACTGCGCAAGAAAGATCGTGGGGAATTTGATTATCATGGTGATGGAGACATCATCTGTGTCCGCTGGAATGACAGCAGTGTTGTCACAGTCATGTCCAACTGGATGAAGCCATTTCCACTTCAAAATGCCAGCCGCTATtctctcaaagaaaagaaaaaagttctaaTAAAGCAACCAAAAATAATTGGTGCTTACAATCAAGGCATGGGTGGTGTTGATCTACTTGACCGGCTTTTATCAGCTTACCGCCCAACACTTCGCTCCAAAAAGTGGTGgtggaatttattttcaaatggctTGAACATGGCTATTGTGGCAGCTTGGAAAATTCACTGCCATCTGCTTGGAAAAGAAGCAAtgagccacttggacttcctACGTGAAGTATCTACCGTAGCAATGAAATGTGGCCTTTCAAGCTACCGCATCCGGAAAGGAGGTCCTACAGCATCCATAAGTGCTGATGTAAAGGCATCACAGCCTCACTTCTTGTCCACAACTTCCCAAGGCCGATGTGCTGTCTgctccaaaaatataaaaaagtggTGTGAATTTTGTGGTAAAcgtttacatgaaaaatgttttccagattatcatgcttgattttttttgACTAATTTTCATTCTTATGTATGATATCAGCTGTAGTATTGCAGTATGTtacaagaattacctaaaataaagaaatgttacaagaattacctaaaataaagaatttttgaaaaagtactttttgaCTCCTGTAGATCCCAACGTTCCACTAGTGGACATGCGTTTTTCTCAAAAACCCATAGTCAGATTTCCTTgaaaatttttttataccatatttgggtctagttaactaagatatgtaaaaaggggcatcaggaaataagtccttcaatgagcgggatctaaaaggttaatttgtatttaaaatatgtaGAAACTATATTCCATCAAAAATTTAAGTCTAGCATAACATTGTTCTTCCAgttaacataaaaacatgccatactgggtcagaccaagggtccatcaagcccagcatcctgtttccaacagtggccaatccaggccataagaacctggcaagtacccaaaaactaagtctattccattctactgttgctagtaatagctgtggctattttctaagtcaacttaattaatagcaggtaatggacttctcctccaagaacttatccaatccttttttaaacacagctacactaactgcactaaccacatcctctggcaacaaattccagagtttaattgtgcattgagtgaaaaagaactttttccgattagttttaaatgtgccacatgctaacttcatggagtgccctctagtccttctattatccgaaagagctaagtgattcacattaacccattctagacctctcatgattttaaacacctctatcatatccccctctcagccgattctcttctccaagttgaaaagtcctaacctctttagtctttcctcataggggagctgttccattccctttagcattttggtcgctcttctctgtaccttctccattgcaactatatcttttttgagatgcggcaaccagaattgtacacagtattcaaggtagggtctcaccatggagcgatacagaggcattatgacattttccattttattcaccattccctttctaataattcccaacattctgtttgcttttttgactgctgcagcacactgaaccgatgatttcaatgtgttatccactatgacacctagatctctttcttgggtggtagctcctaatatggaacctaacattgtgtaactatagcatggttatttgtccctatatgtatcatcttgcacttatccacattaaatttaatctgccatttgaatgcccaattttccagtctcagaaggtcttcctgcagtttatcacaatctgcttgtgatttaactactctgaacaattttgtatcatctgcaaatttgattatctcacttgtcgtatttctttccagatcatttataaatatattgaaaagtacgggtcccaatacagatccctgaggcactcctctacccactcccttccactgagaaaattgtccatttaatcctactcttgttTCCTCTCTGTTTGTTTAAAATCAATTTAACAGCAACTGACAAAAGGAAATCTAAAAGTTTCATCTCTTTTGACAATAAAGTTAAATTATCCCTTATGTGAAGTATTTCACAGATTTTCTGCCTTTGAAACCAAAAGTATTGTAAattagggcaaaaaaaaaaaagttgagaaaatGTACCAATGTCTTATGAACATGATCAACAATTGAGCTTAccatttttagtaattttttctACTTTAACTGGAGTTCATATAGCTTGATGAGCAATAAAGTAGATTGACTGAGTAATGAAGGCCAAAGAGGAAGTACATAATTGATTATCAACagtctgtgtgtttgtatttaattCCTCTTCCCAGAATCTTTCTATCCCTTCACATAAAGGAGGTTGACTAAATTTAAACAGCTTATTAAACTTAGAGTGATTGAGCAATTTAAGatgatttgatttgttttattatggTTATGCACACTATAATTTGAGGATTATGTATgctgttatttttatgtttatttaaggTGTTGTAAAATGCCATAATTGATTGTACAGAttgacggtatacaaataaataagtaaataaataataataataataatagaggcCTGTTTTGAGGAAGATATGATTTTGAGACAAATGTCTTTAACTTTTAAGTTCACAGTAAGATTAACAAGGTTAAGTTTACTGTTCAGATTACAATGTTTAAATTGTAGCCACTGGAAAAATTTATTTTGGTGATGACCATATTCTTGTTGGCTTAATATTCTCTTCAGGCATCAAATGCCTGATATCCAAATTCCTAAATCATACTGGACCTCTTTCTGGGTCAATGTGTAACAGAATTTACTTAGGCCTAGTTAGGCTACATCTTGACATTGGAGCAATAGACTATAGTAAATAAAGTAGACTCAAACTAAAGATTACACCAAAGacatgtggctggcctaatgttttctgaGTGATTGTGGCTCTAAAAGAGCCTATGTCTTGCAATAGAATTTGTGTAGGACTGCAAGCATAGTGCACAAAGCTTGCCCTAGCTTGTGCCTTCTTGCTTGCTGGGACTATGCcttggaccctgtcctagccctcacatgtgggcaAGATAGTAGCACAAGTATGATGGATCTCTAGCAGAGCCTAGGACATGGAGCCCAACTGCTTTAGAAATCATAGAAATCACAAGTTCCTCAGCTGCTTAAAAGCACAACCTGAAGCTACATGTTGACAGTTAAATGCATTAATCACAGACTTGACATGTTACAGGCagattccctagctgacatcCATGTGCATCTGAAGATATGCACATATACATCGGATGCATTGTGTCCCATAGGTCTACAAAGACACAGatgacagcactgcctcagctgtttctaAGACAGTGCTGTCATTGGAGTGCTAACCTATCAAGCTTTCACTTACAGCCTTTAGGAAAGCATGTGTCAAAGAGCGTGGCAATCCCAAACTTACCACAGGCCAGTGCAAGCTAGCATATCTCATTGGGATTGTAAGCGACCATACATAGCTGGGCCCTGCTACACCTAGCTAAACAAACAGTAAATGGCCTTGGCACTTGGGATGTAATATTGGTTTTGTTAGCTGCTCATGGAGGCTAGACAAGGATACTAGACTGtctgaaggcaggattgggaatcggATGATGTCATGACTTCACTTGTAGTTgaaagtcacctctgaaatgtaTAGGTCAGAGTATATGTAAATATGATTCTAATAGCACCAACATGTTGCCTAACAAAAGGTTCACCTCATTGAACCCAAGGCACAGATAGGCTAGATAAATAGTTTCTAACACGACATGTCACAGGTAGCCATTGTCAAATATGGAGATGTCACGTCGCTGCAAGACTCTTTCCCTGTCCATCTCAGAGCTAGACATGTTGTCCTGCTTTATATAGGTacatataaaatatgcaaaatagtTTGTTTGTTCTAATTGCTAGTCTCAGTTACACTCCTTATCCTattgtggccacccttaaagcacataggctgaggacttCTGGGGAGGCAAGCTAGCAgaatggtcattttccaaggtgagtCACCACCTTTCAGGAGTTTTATGGTTTGAGGCCCTTGCTTGTCCACATGGCTGCCATGACTGGTGGCCAACATAGACGAGCAGCTGTTCTATACAATGTATCTCATGTGGTGTTTGAATTTTAGAATTTGTGGATACCAAGACCAAGGCAGttgtgctgatagactctcaatAATCAGCTCTGTGTTTAGAATTAAGACTAGAGAAGGTGTTGTCAACTGTTGGTCTCATGAGCCAACAAGCAGCTTCTATCTAAAGCCTGTTGCTGTGCAAAATGTATAGGtcaactgctcccagaggtatcaTGTGTTAGTCATGATGGCTTCTGCACTTTCATTGTTGTTATGTAGAAAGACAAGCACTTAGGGCCACCTGAGGGATCAAGGGGCCATGTTGATAACTCTAACAAATTTGTTATCATATATGCTTATGCATTtatttgcgacaaaataggaaatatagacaatatttctGATTTCATCACGTTTCGGGGTTGGGGGGGtgctgaaacgataggaaaacccatgaaatttcatgtggttttattatcgtttttggggggagaaagggcacataaaaaaacaaacaaacccaaacccaaacccatcccaacccttcaaatttaattaattgcaaccccaccctcccaaccccccaagacttgcccgacccccacaagacttaccaaagaaccctggtggtccagtggggtcctgggagtgatctccccctctcaggctgtcggctgccactaatcaaaatagcgccgattgccctttgccattaccatgtgacaggggctattggtgccattggccggcccctgtctcatggtaggagcaatggatggcccatgccattttttaagatggcgccagccagttATCTCAATACAGACTGGTTTCGGAGCAGTTGTGAGAAAAATGCTGTGACTTTGGTTTCCTGAGTGAAGGGAAATGGAGGTTGGGTGGAGACAAATGAATTGATATGTTGAGGATCAACTTCGCTGATATCATTGAAGGCACATGGAACCTGAGCCAGATTACTGAAGACATTGTGATGGAATGTGTGCAGAGAAATTTATTGAAGATTCAAACAGAATAAGATGGGTACTGAGGACGTTTGGATGAGCGATATTAAGTGAAATCATTGGTGGACATGAACAGAAAATGTGAATGTTGATTGACAATGGGATGAGAAGTAACATCAGTTGAGAAATTGAAATCAGGTGATAAATTGGGAGTGTTATATATACAAGAAATGGGAGTGTCGTATAAACAAGAAATGAGGGAGTGTTGTATGAACAAGATACGATCCAATACAAGGATAGGGGAAGTACCTGTGTAAGAAGAAGAGAAATATAACTGAGGGGATCACCACACAAgtgaataattttttttaggtatgttttatatgggggggggggtatatttaGGGGTTGTGTGAATGGGGGAAGAATGTATATGGgaatatgaacataagatattattttaaaaagcttaattGTATCTGGTATGTCCATGAGGTAAAGTGTTAAAAGATTAATGAGATGGCCATATGTATTTATATTGTAATAAAAGCAGTTGTAATATGTTGAGTATATGTATATGAATAAAAATGATTGAAGTAAAATATTGTGAGTAATATATGTAGTGAAGTGATTGTATTAGTATTACACGTATGATATAATTCAGTTGAATATGTGACACTATTTGTTGTTACTTATTGCTTGTAACCCTACAGATATGTGGTGATGATAAACTGGCCAGGAATATCTACCTTGGGTTTGTGTAGGTGAACAAAGTGCTGGAGGTAGTCTTTAAAATCAATGGCTGAACAGATATGTATATCTGTGCGTATCTGGGTGAGTTCTGTGCTGTGTAGACTCTGTCTAGATTTGTATTTGGGTGTGATATAGGGCTTGTTGTTCCCTCTCTTACTACAACTATGCATACACCAGAACATGCACTGTGTGTGCACCCATTTAGCACACActggcttttcacacaagcaATCCCGTGCTTCCACAATTTATGATGGATGCCTCAGATATGTTAATATATAGGATGGGGAGAAAATGTCCTCATGCTTTGTAACCTAACATTCCACCATGCCCTGACAATGTTTAATCATTTCATGGAGAGGGGTGTGTGAAAATTTGCAGTGTCAGAGCTGAGATATGCTGTGATACTTTGCTGGGTGAGTAGATATTTGCTTGTAGTGTACACCTCCCTCCTCCTTGCACCCATGGCACCCGAGGCTCTCCCACTTAGTCCCTGGAGTGGGCCTGTTTGTAGTAGTATTTGGGAGTATGCATGGTTAAAAGAGCTTTAGCTGCCAGGAGGCTGTGATGTTTTGGGGGAGGGATTTAGATGCTGTCCACATTTGTGGGTATGCAGGGTTGGAGGGAAGGGGTAGTTCCAATGGCACCCTTATGTCATTTATTTTCAGGTTCTACAGATAAATGATTTGAGGGAGGGGTCAGTACTGGCATATTGATGatacctggggtggggggggggcaggaggcctGCTAGCACCCATATTAGAGGTTCTATTTTTATACACAGTGGCCCACTTACCCACTTATCTGAGGAATATATCCTGGTAACCAGACATAGAGCTTGCCACACAAGACTGCATTATTTGAGGCTTACTCTTCCATATGTACATGCTGGCAGGTTAGGCCTACAACTAATCTGCCATATGTAGCTCCATATGTTTTAGATGCATAGAAGAGGTGGCACTCCTATCCTGCTGATTAAAGAAGACTGGTTCTGGTGCTATCTGGAGCTGTATCACTTGACCACTACATAGTCTAATGATTTTGCACCTCTGTCTACCTGTAACCTATTAGAAGATcatgtcagcagctgtgtgaaAACTGAGGAGGAATCCTGGAGGTGTGTAGGATCGAGATTGTCCACTGGCCATCTATACATTCTGTATAGATACCCAAGGCAGAACAGAGGGTGGGAGACATtgtgtggaagtctgcctggtctcAAGTATCAGCAGGCCTTATCACTGTCTGCTCTTGGCCAGTGGGCAATCTCAATCCTACATACCTACATGGCATTTCTTCAGTTGtaacacagcagctgacacaATCTTCTGCAGGCTACAGGGAGCTGACAATTTTTTTAAGCTGTGAGACCTAAAAACGCTTTTATATTGAATGCCTTTTAAGTAGAGTGAGGACACAAGTAAGGGACCCTAAGTTATCTCTTGTGTGGTGATTAGTGTCACTTCACCTAACACCACACAAGAATTACATGTATACTATCTACTCTCTAGGTCTGCctcctgcagctgcacatttctgctCCCTAGAGATGAACAAGATCTAGTGTTTTATGTACTTTTCTAGTATGCTACTGAGTAAAGATTTATGTGATGACAGCATTCGGTGCTAGACCTAGAGAGAAGCCccttgtttggtcagaggtgatagatCCTCACAAAGGAAGAGGCCAATGGTTGGATTGAACTGCACTATGACATTAGCATAGCTATACAACCTATTGGTTACCACTAGAGTGAAAACATTGCTACATCAgctctagccaagcatttctaccCCTAATCTATCAGACAGTGTAAGGAGGTGAACATTAGTTAGATAGtggccatctcacatacatgcccattcACCTGAGTTTGCTAAGAGTATGTTCCCTGGAGAAGACAACACGAGCCACTTATAAtgctccacagtaaggagtttaCAGGTTTGCTCTTGCTGtctccttgggagcatacaatgagcTTTCAGCATTCTGTCCtaagccatatggtcttgcatatGAGAAATGTGTCTAGTTGGCATGGacaatggcactctagcatgcaaagTCATGTGGGTCCCCAACCTTTTACCTAgtgataaaaggtaaaaaaaagttaaaaactgatacttcatgcatttTACCTAgtgataaaaggtaaaaaaagataaaaactgatacttcacgcatatccagcatagctctctgcttcaacggcaggggagaagaaaaactgatac is from Rhinatrema bivittatum chromosome 2, aRhiBiv1.1, whole genome shotgun sequence and encodes:
- the LOC115083378 gene encoding piggyBac transposable element-derived protein 3-like, whose translation is MKTQKCLTVEEAVEQILGDSEATEADIVILPPPDNLEDSDIEDINDEDLAPEVPADVCGEVEVAVESRDEEVDEDDKLLSTYCQESVDTKGKQKPEKPKPRWIKTDDFTTTMEDHAPTKLADIRPDLLQKTPFELFIEIMGEDYLEELAYMTNIYARQKLASIDTNADEITRFFGILLLSGYHHVPKEKHYWSTAEDLSNQIVPKTMSRKRFEDLKIYFHIVDNLQLTPGKAAKGEPFYTHLSAQFLKIGGVFSESLSIDESMVPYYGHHSCKMFLRGKPIRFGYKIWMMCSPDGFPFSMQIYTGAKYQPEESGTDKTEKVPLGTRVILDLISVIQEPRNHCLYFDNFFTSHNLMVELKEKGFRAIGTVRENRTGKCPLIAPKELRKKDRGEFDYHGDGDIICVRWNDSSVVTVMSNWMKPFPLQNASRYSLKEKKKVLIKQPKIIGAYNQGMGGVDLLDRLLSAYRPTLRSKKWWWNLFSNGLNMAIVAAWKIHCHLLGKEAMSHLDFLREVSTVAMKCGLSSYRIRKGGPTASISADVKASQPHFLSTTSQGRCAVCSKNIKKWCEFCGKRLHEKCFPDYHA